In a genomic window of Fibrobacter sp. UWH4:
- a CDS encoding OmpA family protein has product MKTRNLLMISAMAAAFTFAAEEAAPEQAAPNAVETCQAAIDNAAKDIPANATAAKYSLAGAKSTLADLDAAYKDDPESDQVKSLSSKCDTQVKIAAIQAETQKVRNSTAEKWEKRAATARSIEAIQEQINQARSGKVNDLEAEKAKMKDQEARLQAEMQQNQEKFQAEAAAQEAALKAASEREADLQKKLAEEQKALAEERAKAEARQQEAMNKLNELQSQMIQVSKDARGIILSMSDILFAVNKADLKADLKTSLAKVAGILSVYQQFNVSIEGNTDNTGSAEHNMKLSQQRADNVKAFLVEQGIAEDRLTAKGLGMTMPVADNSTKEGRQKNRRVDLVIQDKALQQEAK; this is encoded by the coding sequence ATGAAAACGAGAAATCTTTTGATGATTAGCGCCATGGCAGCCGCCTTCACCTTCGCTGCCGAAGAAGCCGCCCCCGAACAGGCCGCACCGAACGCCGTGGAAACATGCCAGGCCGCCATCGATAACGCCGCAAAGGATATCCCCGCCAACGCCACTGCAGCAAAGTACTCCCTCGCCGGCGCCAAGTCGACACTCGCTGACCTGGACGCCGCCTACAAAGATGACCCGGAATCTGACCAGGTGAAATCGCTTTCTAGCAAGTGCGATACTCAGGTGAAGATCGCCGCTATCCAGGCAGAAACCCAGAAGGTCCGCAACAGCACTGCCGAAAAGTGGGAAAAGCGCGCCGCCACCGCCCGTTCTATCGAAGCGATCCAGGAGCAGATCAACCAGGCCCGTAGCGGTAAGGTGAATGACCTCGAAGCAGAAAAGGCCAAGATGAAGGACCAGGAAGCACGCCTCCAGGCCGAAATGCAGCAGAACCAGGAGAAGTTCCAGGCCGAAGCTGCCGCCCAGGAAGCTGCGTTGAAGGCCGCGAGCGAACGCGAAGCAGACCTGCAGAAGAAACTCGCCGAAGAGCAGAAGGCTCTCGCCGAAGAACGCGCCAAGGCCGAAGCACGCCAGCAGGAAGCCATGAACAAGCTGAACGAATTGCAGTCCCAGATGATTCAGGTGTCCAAGGACGCCCGCGGCATTATCCTTTCCATGTCCGACATCCTGTTCGCCGTGAACAAGGCTGACTTGAAAGCTGACCTGAAGACGAGCCTTGCCAAGGTCGCCGGCATTCTTTCCGTGTACCAGCAGTTCAACGTGTCCATCGAAGGTAACACTGACAACACCGGTTCTGCCGAACACAATATGAAGCTTTCCCAGCAACGCGCCGACAACGTGAAGGCATTCCTCGTGGAACAGGGTATCGCCGAAGACCGCCTGACCGCCAAGGGGCTCGGCATGACCATGCCGGTCGCCGACAACTCCACCAAGGAAGGCCGTCAGAAGAACCGCCGCGTGGACCTCGTGATCCAGGACAAGGCCCTGCAGCAGGAAGCGAAGTAA
- a CDS encoding RICIN domain-containing protein yields MNIAAIIKPVALSFSLVACLAANSLAAVEYTLHKSANPSADEQDAYKRITAVMDSAVKLYNTYSNLSKYINVYYAPGVPTAEASSNGDLRFGENRSYMVVPTAMHEMAHTMGVGTTSEYAATCVDGVFRNDKVQAKLREMDGPNAELHCDRQHIWPYGLNQASEAKSEQDLINHVLIVETIYQQLFKVAFFKEGRIKSLGDTKNCMGITSSNALELMDCSESATFVKIFSVGDNPVTYYVQMGSRVIDIPNESTAAGVKASTYGYNGGAHQRYIFEEAMVDTPNAFYLKNFKSGHYLQAVGTTVVQNPKGSGDDFIWQLLETSEIDTSSADTSVADTSKQDTSKTDIAAKQIMKLQQLRLPTRTFDLKGRQVRKQALSRARGTILFKKKP; encoded by the coding sequence ATGAATATTGCTGCTATAATTAAACCCGTCGCCTTGTCCTTTTCGCTTGTCGCATGCCTTGCGGCAAACTCCCTAGCGGCCGTAGAATATACGCTCCACAAATCGGCAAATCCGAGCGCCGACGAGCAGGACGCCTATAAACGAATCACGGCCGTGATGGATTCAGCAGTCAAGCTCTACAATACTTACTCGAACCTTTCGAAATACATCAACGTGTATTATGCGCCGGGCGTGCCCACGGCCGAGGCCAGCAGCAACGGAGACTTGCGTTTTGGCGAGAACCGCAGCTACATGGTCGTGCCGACCGCAATGCACGAAATGGCGCACACGATGGGTGTTGGCACCACGTCAGAATACGCAGCAACATGCGTGGACGGAGTTTTCAGGAATGACAAGGTTCAGGCGAAACTCCGCGAAATGGACGGACCGAACGCGGAACTCCATTGCGACCGTCAGCATATTTGGCCGTACGGTTTGAACCAGGCGAGCGAAGCCAAGTCCGAACAGGATCTGATAAACCACGTGCTTATCGTAGAGACTATATACCAGCAACTTTTCAAGGTGGCATTTTTTAAGGAGGGGAGAATCAAGTCCCTCGGCGACACCAAAAATTGCATGGGGATTACATCTTCCAACGCACTGGAATTGATGGATTGTAGTGAGTCAGCGACTTTCGTGAAGATTTTCTCTGTTGGCGACAACCCCGTTACCTATTATGTTCAGATGGGGAGCCGCGTAATCGACATCCCGAACGAATCGACTGCGGCTGGCGTGAAGGCATCGACCTATGGCTACAACGGCGGCGCGCACCAGCGGTATATTTTTGAAGAGGCAATGGTCGATACGCCGAACGCATTCTACCTCAAGAATTTCAAAAGCGGACATTACCTCCAAGCGGTAGGAACGACCGTGGTGCAGAACCCGAAGGGCTCCGGCGACGATTTTATTTGGCAGCTTCTTGAAACTTCTGAAATCGACACCTCGTCTGCTGACACCTCAGTCGCGGATACGAGTAAACAGGATACTTCCAAGACCGATATTGCCGCAAAACAGATAATGAAATTGCAGCAACTCCGCCTACCAACGAGAACCTTCGACTTGAAGGGCCGTCAAGTTCGCAAGCAGGCGTTGAGCCGTGCTCGTGGAACAATCCTGTTCAAAAAGAAACCCTAA
- a CDS encoding class II fructose-bisphosphate aldolase, giving the protein MAVSYKELGLVNTREMFAKAVKGGYAIPAFNFNTMEQMQAIVQAAVKQKSPVIMQVSKGARNYANGTILRYMAQGAVEYAKELGCANPQIVLHLDHGDSFELCKDCIDNGFSSVMIDGSALPYEDNIALTKKVVEYAHQHDVTVEAELGVLAGVEDEVQAEESHYTKPEEVIDFATRTGCDSLAISIGTSHGAYKFKPEQCTRDPKTGKLVPPPLAFDVLHAIEKKLPGFPIVLHGSSSVPQDEVDTINAHGGKLPDAVGIPEEQLREASKSAVCKINIDSDSRLAMTAAIRKYFDEHPEHFDPRQYLKPARENMQKMYEHKIVDVLGSNNKL; this is encoded by the coding sequence ATGGCAGTTTCTTACAAGGAACTCGGCCTGGTGAACACCAGGGAAATGTTTGCAAAGGCTGTTAAGGGTGGCTACGCCATCCCGGCTTTCAACTTCAACACCATGGAACAGATGCAGGCCATCGTGCAGGCTGCTGTGAAGCAGAAGTCTCCGGTGATCATGCAGGTCTCTAAGGGTGCCCGCAACTACGCAAACGGCACCATCCTCCGCTACATGGCTCAGGGTGCTGTTGAATACGCCAAGGAACTCGGCTGCGCCAATCCGCAGATCGTGCTCCACCTCGACCACGGTGACTCTTTCGAACTCTGCAAGGATTGCATCGACAACGGTTTCTCTTCCGTGATGATCGACGGTTCCGCTCTTCCGTACGAAGACAACATCGCCCTCACCAAGAAGGTTGTTGAATACGCTCACCAGCACGACGTGACCGTCGAAGCTGAACTCGGCGTTCTCGCCGGTGTGGAAGACGAAGTCCAGGCTGAAGAATCTCACTACACCAAGCCGGAAGAAGTGATCGACTTCGCTACCCGTACGGGCTGCGACTCCCTCGCAATCTCCATCGGTACCAGCCACGGTGCTTACAAGTTCAAGCCGGAACAGTGCACTCGCGACCCGAAGACTGGCAAGCTCGTTCCGCCTCCCCTGGCATTCGACGTGCTCCACGCCATCGAAAAGAAGCTCCCGGGCTTCCCGATCGTTCTCCACGGTTCTTCTTCTGTTCCGCAGGACGAAGTCGATACCATCAACGCCCACGGTGGTAAGCTCCCGGATGCCGTCGGTATTCCGGAAGAACAGCTCCGCGAAGCTTCCAAGTCCGCTGTCTGCAAGATCAACATCGACTCTGACAGCCGTCTCGCCATGACTGCCGCTATCCGTAAGTATTTCGACGAACATCCGGAACACTTCGACCCGCGCCAGTACCTCAAGCCGGCTCGCGAAAACATGCAGAAGATGTACGAACACAAGATCGTCGACGTTCTTGGTTCTAACAACAAGCTCTAA
- a CDS encoding M17 family metallopeptidase → MNLNIVSSENLKNTDSKAYALFYVKESVQFSTVLSPEGEEQVETILKGMKEGPFEDLEYLEIDGCNTIFVDAAKERGLSALDHLRMAAYRLAKKAMKKQIPCVSLFLADAADEQFKAILHGLHYADYKFDAYKSKQKPNFQVTYEIVAGEHVKDFKKIAEDVAVEQKAITLAKNLINTSASDLYPAEFVERAKTVAKYTEGLSIKVRNMKQLEKEGFMGHVTVGKGSSHEPHMITLEYKPAKRTSKDHLVIVGKGLTFDTGGLCLKPPKSMPEMISDMSGAATALAAIQAIATLKLPIRVSAVCCLAENAIGNKSVLPGDIFTAKNGKTVMVDNTDAEGRLVLSDGLAEAGLIGATHIVDLATLTGAMVRALGYAVTGFFSNDDDLGLKVINCGEACCEKFWSMPLEEEYADALKDHFADLKNTGSDAGAISAALFLQEFVPENTAWTHWDIAGTAFVDKKWKYTEYGATGFGVQTLIQLAREMSCGE, encoded by the coding sequence ATGAACTTGAATATCGTTTCTTCCGAAAATCTCAAAAACACTGACAGCAAGGCATACGCCCTGTTTTATGTCAAAGAATCTGTTCAATTTTCCACCGTTCTCTCCCCCGAAGGCGAAGAACAGGTCGAAACCATTCTGAAGGGCATGAAGGAAGGCCCCTTCGAAGACCTCGAATACCTAGAAATTGACGGTTGCAATACCATCTTTGTGGACGCCGCCAAGGAACGCGGTCTTTCCGCCCTCGACCACCTGCGCATGGCCGCCTACCGTCTCGCCAAGAAGGCGATGAAGAAACAGATTCCCTGCGTAAGCCTGTTCCTCGCCGACGCGGCCGATGAGCAGTTCAAGGCCATTTTGCACGGCCTGCATTACGCTGACTACAAGTTCGATGCCTACAAGAGCAAACAAAAGCCGAACTTCCAGGTGACCTACGAAATCGTCGCCGGCGAACACGTCAAGGATTTCAAGAAGATTGCCGAAGACGTCGCCGTAGAACAGAAGGCCATTACACTTGCTAAGAACTTGATCAACACAAGTGCTTCCGACCTCTACCCCGCCGAATTCGTGGAACGCGCAAAGACCGTCGCCAAGTACACCGAAGGCTTAAGCATCAAGGTTCGCAACATGAAGCAGCTCGAAAAGGAAGGCTTCATGGGCCACGTGACCGTCGGTAAGGGCAGTTCTCACGAGCCGCACATGATTACGCTCGAATACAAGCCCGCAAAGCGCACCTCCAAGGACCACTTGGTGATTGTCGGCAAAGGTCTCACCTTCGATACCGGCGGCCTCTGCCTGAAACCGCCTAAATCCATGCCCGAAATGATTAGCGACATGAGTGGTGCCGCGACCGCGCTCGCCGCCATCCAGGCCATTGCAACACTCAAGCTCCCGATTCGCGTGAGCGCCGTCTGCTGCCTCGCCGAAAATGCTATTGGCAATAAATCCGTGCTGCCGGGCGACATCTTTACCGCCAAGAACGGCAAGACCGTCATGGTCGACAACACTGACGCCGAAGGCCGTCTGGTCCTCTCCGACGGACTTGCCGAAGCGGGCCTTATCGGAGCAACGCACATCGTGGACCTCGCCACCCTTACGGGCGCCATGGTCCGCGCCCTCGGCTATGCCGTCACGGGATTCTTCAGCAACGATGACGACCTTGGCCTCAAGGTGATCAACTGCGGCGAAGCCTGCTGCGAAAAATTCTGGAGCATGCCGCTCGAAGAAGAATACGCCGACGCGCTCAAGGATCACTTCGCCGACCTCAAGAATACCGGCAGCGACGCAGGTGCCATTTCTGCGGCCCTCTTCCTCCAGGAATTCGTGCCCGAAAACACCGCCTGGACGCATTGGGACATCGCCGGCACCGCCTTCGTCGACAAGAAGTGGAAATACACCGAATACGGCGCAACCGGATTCGGCGTGCAGACCCTTATCCAGCTTGCCCGCGAAATGTCCTGCGGCGAATAA
- a CDS encoding DUF4398 domain-containing protein — translation MKTKYLIAGTALASLAFLSGCAASVNATKSIEVADSNKAIAEETKADTAQIEAANAKLDSAKALQASGEEEQAAALAEESVLDYKLAVANAELKAAKTEDEKVEKELRGDVERKLIYQSILDQETKNGGAK, via the coding sequence ATGAAAACAAAATATTTAATTGCGGGAACGGCTCTTGCCTCCCTCGCATTCTTGTCCGGTTGCGCCGCTAGCGTAAACGCCACAAAGTCCATTGAAGTTGCCGACAGCAACAAGGCTATTGCCGAAGAAACAAAGGCAGACACCGCCCAGATCGAAGCCGCCAACGCAAAATTGGATTCTGCGAAGGCCCTGCAGGCAAGTGGTGAAGAAGAACAGGCTGCCGCTCTCGCCGAAGAAAGTGTCCTGGATTACAAACTCGCTGTTGCAAACGCCGAACTGAAAGCCGCCAAGACCGAAGACGAAAAGGTCGAAAAGGAACTGAGAGGCGATGTCGAACGCAAGCTCATCTACCAGAGCATCCTTGACCAGGAAACCAAGAACGGAGGTGCCAAGTAA
- a CDS encoding HD family phosphohydrolase, producing the protein MKKKKMRIHFIIGWLLVVAAAIFLFPDRNIALQSERPHLGQVSTRTIVAPINFEVPKSEQEIEAEKTRAAEKVNAIFGFNSDETNRVSEDLKLFLHKLAQYGSLQSQINQLNASGDGDSSVQPKVVQASRIYEVLKQRISTSAIKPLSQNSKARDSLLSVFNRMLQMGVSNTFIASTETAAQLYRDNYNLQDFKYIIYNKPNITLIKDNEKSTVEVSTIQPLRRRIDEAFAQLQMSFPNEQGLLSAFYETLFVFMMPNVFYLEKETVASREDARNKVTLIKGMVPRGMEIVAQGAPITKDILEKIDALQRAQQKEENSKTFTAIYGNALVFTIIITFFFLFLFNSPSRGMFKTARQLWSLIALALLQLVAFWGVHHLSGSISSADISIIPENLDFMWLYPVAFAPVTATVLYDRRLGIAFSVFSSLIFGILNGYDLAAMVCAFSVTFAATYPIARMRYRVQFVWGIIVGVLAMAAAISVMYLLRNRLSLEAFYQNLIVGSANIVLCYALASVALIHLMERIFGITTVLTLMEMSDFNRPALKRISEYAPGTFHHSIQVSNLAEHVAESIGANSLLVRVMALYHDIGKTMRPEYFTENQKQGVNPHNNIDPLQSVKIITGHVEQGTALANEYNIPSLVAAGIREHHGSSIIQYFYHKALENAKETGEEVKVEDYSYKGPKPQSKETAILMLADIIEATSRSMTDTSPEALAAMIHKTIESRFTEGQFNECNLSIKELSKLEKAFLNSLDGTYHTRVKYPGQK; encoded by the coding sequence ATGAAAAAGAAAAAAATGAGAATTCACTTTATCATTGGATGGCTTCTGGTTGTTGCCGCCGCCATTTTCCTTTTTCCGGACCGCAACATCGCCCTCCAGTCCGAACGTCCTCACCTGGGCCAGGTGAGCACACGCACGATTGTCGCCCCCATCAATTTCGAGGTGCCCAAGTCCGAACAGGAAATCGAAGCTGAAAAGACCCGTGCCGCCGAAAAGGTGAACGCTATCTTCGGTTTCAACAGCGACGAGACCAACCGCGTTTCTGAAGACTTGAAGTTGTTCCTGCACAAGCTTGCCCAATACGGTTCCCTGCAATCGCAGATAAACCAGCTGAACGCAAGCGGTGACGGTGATTCGTCTGTGCAGCCCAAAGTCGTGCAGGCCTCCCGTATTTACGAAGTCCTGAAGCAGCGCATTTCGACTTCGGCTATCAAGCCGCTGAGCCAGAACTCGAAGGCCCGCGACTCGCTCCTTTCCGTGTTTAACCGCATGCTCCAGATGGGCGTGTCCAACACCTTTATCGCAAGTACCGAAACTGCCGCGCAGCTTTACCGCGACAACTACAACCTGCAAGATTTCAAGTACATCATCTATAACAAGCCGAACATCACGCTGATCAAGGACAACGAAAAGTCCACCGTCGAAGTGAGCACGATCCAGCCGCTCCGCCGCCGTATCGACGAAGCGTTCGCCCAGCTGCAGATGAGTTTCCCGAACGAACAGGGGCTATTGAGCGCTTTCTACGAAACGTTGTTCGTGTTCATGATGCCGAACGTCTTCTACCTTGAAAAAGAAACGGTCGCGAGCCGCGAAGACGCCCGTAACAAAGTGACGCTGATCAAAGGTATGGTTCCCCGTGGCATGGAAATTGTGGCGCAGGGAGCTCCCATTACCAAGGACATTCTTGAAAAGATCGACGCTCTGCAGCGGGCCCAGCAGAAGGAAGAAAATTCCAAGACATTTACGGCTATCTACGGTAACGCACTTGTCTTTACCATCATCATCACTTTCTTTTTCCTGTTCCTTTTCAACTCTCCCTCGCGGGGCATGTTCAAGACGGCGCGCCAGCTGTGGAGCTTGATTGCGCTTGCCCTATTGCAGCTTGTCGCATTCTGGGGCGTACACCACCTTTCCGGAAGTATCAGCAGCGCAGACATTTCAATAATACCTGAAAACCTTGACTTTATGTGGCTCTATCCGGTCGCATTCGCGCCTGTTACCGCAACGGTGCTCTACGATCGCCGCCTTGGAATTGCCTTTAGCGTATTCTCTTCGTTGATTTTCGGAATCCTGAACGGTTACGACCTCGCAGCGATGGTCTGTGCATTCAGCGTGACCTTTGCCGCCACCTACCCCATTGCAAGAATGCGTTACCGCGTCCAGTTCGTATGGGGAATCATTGTCGGCGTTCTGGCTATGGCCGCCGCCATCAGCGTGATGTACCTCCTGCGCAACCGCCTTTCCCTGGAAGCGTTCTACCAGAACCTGATTGTGGGAAGTGCAAATATCGTGCTCTGCTACGCTCTCGCCTCTGTCGCGTTGATCCACTTGATGGAACGCATCTTCGGAATCACGACCGTACTCACCCTCATGGAAATGTCGGACTTCAACCGTCCGGCCCTTAAGCGTATTTCTGAATATGCTCCTGGAACTTTCCACCATAGCATCCAGGTGTCGAACCTTGCAGAACATGTCGCCGAAAGTATCGGAGCCAATTCACTCCTCGTGCGCGTAATGGCTCTGTACCACGACATCGGCAAGACGATGCGCCCCGAGTACTTTACAGAAAACCAGAAGCAGGGCGTAAACCCGCACAACAATATCGATCCCCTGCAGTCCGTCAAAATTATCACTGGACATGTGGAACAGGGAACGGCGCTTGCAAATGAATACAACATACCGTCGCTTGTCGCTGCCGGTATTCGCGAACATCACGGTTCTTCGATTATCCAGTACTTCTACCACAAGGCTCTCGAAAATGCCAAGGAAACCGGAGAAGAAGTCAAGGTCGAAGACTACAGCTACAAGGGTCCGAAACCGCAGAGCAAGGAAACGGCTATTCTCATGCTCGCTGACATTATCGAGGCTACCAGCCGCTCCATGACCGATACGAGCCCCGAGGCATTGGCGGCGATGATCCACAAGACCATCGAAAGTCGCTTTACCGAAGGCCAGTTCAACGAATGCAACCTTTCGATCAAGGAACTTTCCAAGCTTGAAAAGGCTTTCTTGAATAGCTTGGACGGCACGTACCATACACGAGTCAAATATCCTGGTCAAAAATAA
- the guaA gene encoding glutamine-hydrolyzing GMP synthase, producing MKNVDTIAVLDFGGQYAHLIANRVRRLGVFTEIHSPAAPVSELEGVKGIIYSGGPSSVYAADAPEYNPEILDLPVPKLGICYGHQLIAQQLGGHVEPGKVKEYGIADLIVGDEKCPLLKSLPKASPMWMSHGDQVTKLPEGYKIVASTKDCEIAAVAFDSDKPERQIFGIQFHPEVTHSKFGMKLLENFVDFTGAKKTWNMKSYLPLITERIKEQVKDRKVFLLVSGGVDSTVAFVLLNRVLGPEKVLGLHVDNGMMRLGESQKIMEFLKAEGMNNLKVRDASEHFLAKLKGVTAPETKRGIIGKEFLTVKDEEMAKLNLDPNQWMMAQGTIYPDTIESGGTKNADKIKTHHNRVQEVLDLMEKGLVLEPLADLYKDEVRALGEELGIPHNLVWRHPFPGPGLGVRLLCSEGKLTDDMVKFEDVKDTAGQSLADYLKANNIAGRLLPIKSVGVQGDGRTYAQPFLITTPGLSWKYCEKFSTELANRFKAINRVIYQIGSVADEDPKLVEQYATRENFDTLRKFDNICTEFLQANDLYEKIWQMPVVLVPLRTANKPCIVMRPVNSTEAMTANFAEIDQGMLAGLWRKFEAEGAGSLWYDVTHKPPGTIEWE from the coding sequence ATGAAGAATGTCGATACTATTGCAGTTTTGGACTTTGGCGGGCAGTACGCCCACCTGATTGCTAACCGCGTGCGCCGCCTGGGCGTGTTTACCGAAATCCACTCCCCCGCTGCTCCCGTCAGCGAGCTCGAAGGCGTGAAGGGAATCATCTACAGTGGCGGTCCCAGCAGCGTGTATGCCGCGGACGCCCCGGAATACAATCCCGAGATTTTGGACCTCCCGGTGCCGAAGCTCGGCATCTGCTACGGTCACCAGCTCATTGCCCAACAGTTAGGCGGTCACGTGGAACCGGGCAAGGTCAAGGAATACGGCATTGCCGACCTCATCGTCGGCGACGAAAAATGCCCGCTTTTGAAGAGTCTCCCGAAGGCATCCCCGATGTGGATGAGCCACGGTGACCAGGTCACGAAGCTCCCCGAGGGCTACAAGATTGTGGCCAGCACCAAGGACTGCGAAATCGCCGCTGTCGCATTCGATAGCGACAAGCCCGAACGCCAGATTTTCGGCATCCAGTTCCACCCCGAAGTCACCCACAGCAAGTTCGGCATGAAATTGCTGGAAAACTTCGTGGACTTTACCGGTGCAAAGAAGACCTGGAACATGAAGAGCTACCTGCCGCTCATCACGGAACGCATCAAGGAACAGGTCAAGGACCGCAAGGTGTTCCTGCTTGTGTCCGGCGGCGTGGACTCCACCGTTGCATTCGTGCTCTTGAACCGCGTGCTGGGCCCCGAAAAAGTCCTCGGCCTGCATGTGGATAACGGCATGATGCGCCTCGGCGAATCCCAGAAGATTATGGAATTTTTGAAGGCCGAGGGAATGAACAACCTCAAGGTCCGCGACGCCAGCGAGCACTTCCTCGCGAAGCTCAAGGGAGTGACCGCGCCCGAAACCAAGCGCGGCATCATCGGTAAGGAATTCCTGACGGTCAAGGACGAGGAAATGGCGAAGCTCAACCTCGATCCGAACCAGTGGATGATGGCGCAGGGCACTATCTACCCCGACACCATCGAAAGCGGCGGTACCAAGAACGCCGACAAGATCAAAACGCACCACAACCGCGTGCAAGAAGTCCTGGACCTTATGGAAAAGGGCCTCGTCTTGGAACCCCTCGCCGACCTATACAAGGACGAAGTCCGCGCGCTCGGCGAAGAACTCGGCATTCCGCACAACCTCGTGTGGCGTCACCCGTTCCCGGGTCCGGGCCTCGGCGTTCGCCTGCTCTGCAGCGAAGGCAAGCTCACCGACGATATGGTGAAGTTCGAAGACGTGAAGGACACCGCTGGTCAGTCCCTCGCCGACTACTTGAAGGCAAACAACATCGCGGGCCGCCTGCTCCCCATCAAGAGCGTGGGCGTGCAGGGCGACGGTCGCACCTACGCGCAACCGTTCCTCATCACCACTCCGGGTCTCTCCTGGAAGTATTGCGAAAAGTTCTCCACCGAACTTGCCAACCGCTTCAAGGCCATCAACCGCGTGATTTACCAGATTGGTAGCGTGGCCGATGAAGACCCGAAGCTTGTGGAACAGTACGCCACTCGCGAAAACTTCGATACGCTCCGCAAGTTCGACAACATTTGTACCGAATTCTTGCAGGCAAACGACTTGTACGAAAAGATCTGGCAGATGCCCGTGGTGCTCGTCCCGCTCCGCACGGCAAACAAGCCCTGCATCGTGATGCGCCCGGTGAACTCCACCGAAGCCATGACCGCCAACTTCGCTGAAATCGACCAGGGAATGCTGGCCGGACTCTGGCGCAAGTTCGAAGCCGAAGGTGCCGGAAGTTTGTGGTACGACGTGACGCACAAGCCGCCTGGAACTATTGAGTGGGAATAA
- a CDS encoding GIY-YIG nuclease family protein, whose protein sequence is MQKRGYTYILFNKKNGTLYVGVTSNLKERIAQHKQKIFEGFTQKYGIDKLGYFEEHTDMRHAIEREKSMKNLLRAKKIELIQSMNPEWEDLFFKL, encoded by the coding sequence ATGCAAAAGAGGGGATACACTTATATCTTGTTCAACAAGAAGAACGGCACATTGTATGTCGGCGTTACGAGTAATTTAAAAGAACGTATTGCTCAACACAAGCAAAAAATCTTTGAGGGCTTTACCCAAAAGTACGGCATAGACAAGTTAGGGTACTTTGAAGAGCATACGGATATGCGTCACGCCATAGAACGTGAAAAGTCCATGAAGAACTTGTTAAGAGCCAAAAAGATTGAATTGATTCAATCAATGAATCCCGAATGGGAAGATTTGTTCTTTAAACTGTAG
- a CDS encoding PhoH family protein translates to MDEQRYSLSDDLKRMVSGENETVFRLLESRFCVEIQTRLPGLRIIAKENGDLPGVLAVLDQLKMAAKNGKVLSSGALSRLLDPADTGEFDSSGEIPTAPIFRNRMGVSVFAKTKAQAELVHAVEHNDIIFAKGPAGTGKTFLAVTLAVASLERHEAERICLVRPAVEAGESLGYLPGDLKEKIAPYLRPIHDSLAELLPAEKLRRYEETGSIEVAPLAYMRGRTLKRAFIILDEAQNTTPEQMKMFLTRLGPHSKAIITGDATQVDLAKGQKSGLVHAMNLLKGIRGIAQVEFESTDVLRHPLVKDILKAYEGSS, encoded by the coding sequence ATGGACGAACAACGCTATTCCCTATCGGATGACCTGAAACGAATGGTTTCAGGCGAGAACGAAACGGTTTTCCGCTTATTGGAGAGCCGTTTTTGTGTTGAAATACAGACGAGGCTTCCGGGACTACGCATTATTGCGAAGGAAAACGGAGACTTGCCTGGTGTTTTGGCCGTTCTAGACCAGTTGAAGATGGCCGCAAAAAACGGCAAGGTTCTTTCGTCCGGAGCTCTTTCGAGACTGCTGGATCCTGCCGACACGGGTGAATTTGATTCATCCGGAGAGATCCCGACGGCCCCTATTTTCAGGAACCGTATGGGAGTTTCGGTGTTCGCGAAGACCAAGGCTCAGGCCGAACTGGTGCACGCAGTCGAACATAACGACATCATCTTCGCGAAGGGCCCTGCCGGAACCGGCAAGACCTTCCTTGCCGTGACACTCGCCGTGGCAAGCCTAGAACGCCATGAGGCAGAACGCATCTGCCTGGTGCGCCCGGCAGTCGAGGCGGGTGAATCGCTCGGCTACCTGCCCGGCGACCTCAAGGAAAAAATCGCACCGTACCTGCGCCCCATCCACGACAGCCTCGCCGAACTGCTTCCCGCAGAAAAGCTCCGCCGCTACGAAGAAACGGGGTCCATCGAAGTCGCCCCGCTCGCCTACATGCGCGGCCGCACGCTCAAGCGAGCATTCATCATCTTGGACGAGGCGCAGAACACGACCCCCGAGCAGATGAAGATGTTCCTCACCCGACTCGGTCCCCATAGCAAGGCAATCATCACCGGGGACGCGACCCAGGTGGACTTGGCCAAGGGACAGAAATCAGGGCTCGTGCACGCTATGAACCTGCTCAAGGGAATCCGCGGAATCGCGCAGGTGGAATTCGAGTCGACGGACGTGCTCCGCCACCCGCTCGTGAAAGACATTTTGAAAGCTTACGAAGGATCGTCGTAG